A window of the Sporosarcina sp. FSL K6-2383 genome harbors these coding sequences:
- a CDS encoding aldo/keto reductase codes for MKYNQIKHTDLNVSNIIMGNMRLPQLTVAEIEQLIHTALDEGINFFDHADIYGQGRSEELFAEAIQMNSSIREKMIIQSKCGIKGQENYFDFSKGHILDSVDGILKRLQTDYLDLLLLHRPDPLMEPEEVAEAFEVLHSSGKVKYFGVSNHSPAQIELLQKYTPHKLVVNQVQFSIAHTPIIDSGIALNMNTDQAINRDSSVLEYCRLHDIQLQAWSPFQNGFFEGTFLGDLEKFAELNKVIDEIATHYDVTNTAIATAWITRHPANIQVVLGTTSPQRLKDACAGAEITLTRKEWYDIYKAAGNMVP; via the coding sequence ATGAAATATAACCAAATTAAACACACTGACCTAAACGTCTCGAATATCATTATGGGGAATATGCGCTTGCCACAGCTTACAGTAGCTGAAATCGAGCAGCTAATCCACACAGCACTTGACGAAGGGATCAACTTCTTTGATCATGCAGATATTTATGGGCAGGGCAGAAGTGAGGAATTATTTGCTGAAGCGATTCAAATGAATTCGAGCATCCGTGAAAAAATGATTATTCAAAGTAAATGTGGTATTAAAGGGCAAGAAAACTACTTCGATTTTTCGAAAGGGCATATTCTGGATTCAGTCGATGGTATCTTAAAGCGTTTACAAACGGATTACTTGGATCTGTTATTGCTACATCGTCCTGATCCATTAATGGAGCCAGAAGAAGTTGCGGAAGCATTTGAAGTTTTGCATAGCAGTGGAAAGGTAAAGTATTTTGGGGTATCCAATCATAGTCCAGCACAAATCGAGCTATTACAAAAATATACGCCGCATAAATTAGTCGTCAACCAAGTTCAATTCAGCATCGCTCACACACCGATAATTGACTCTGGTATTGCGTTAAACATGAATACCGACCAAGCTATTAATCGTGATAGTAGTGTCCTTGAATATTGCCGTTTACATGATATTCAGCTACAAGCATGGTCGCCATTCCAAAATGGATTCTTTGAAGGTACATTTCTTGGCGATTTAGAGAAGTTTGCAGAGTTGAATAAAGTGATTGACGAAATTGCAACCCATTATGATGTAACAAATACAGCAATCGCAACAGCTTGGATTACCCGTCATCCTGCTAACATCCAGGTCGTGTTAGGGACAACAAGCCCGCAACGCCTTAAAGATGCATGTGCAGGTGCTGAAATTACGTTAACGAGAAAAGAATGGTATGACATCTATAAAGCAGCAGGGAATATGGTCCCTTGA
- the metE gene encoding 5-methyltetrahydropteroyltriglutamate--homocysteine S-methyltransferase, producing MSIVSSTVGYPYIGGNREWKKALEAFWAGKLEEGLFLEEIEKLRLERLQKQKDAGIDLIAVGDFTLYDRMLDTAVMFGMIPERFNWSGGDVSLATYFSIARGNDGAVASEMTKWFNANYHYIVPEYSKKKLVLTENKPLTAYLEAKEKLDIDGKPVLIGPYTFLKLSKGYAKKDIPAFILQLVPLYSRILNELAEAGAQWIQLEEPILSTSLTKEDIQTVTEIYKQLSVEAPNANILLQTYFEAIEHYEEVVALPVAGIGLDFAQGAEKNLEHLQAHGFPADKVLAAGLIDGRNIWRADLREKVALLDTLTQLVPVDRIWVQSSSSLLHVPVTVQSEVKLDATIKAALAFADEKLVEVTTLAKGVREGKQAITDAVVESITARQNLADLPARNHPDLLASVQNIGEQDSKRNSPFKERRDKQRETFNLPLLPTTTIGSFPQTPEVRRARTKWRKGESTDAQYRDFVRDEIKQWIDIQEDIGLDVFVHGEFERTDMVEYFGEKLGGFVFTEKAWVVSYGSRCVKPPVIYGDVTFIDPMTVEESVYAQSLTDKPMKGMLTGPVTILNWSFVRDDISRKDVTYQIALALRKEVEALEAAGIHIIQVDEPALREGLPLKKSEWSDYLEWAINAFRLATASVQDTTQIHTHMCYCEFNDFIDSISGLDADVISIETSRSHGDLVSAFNDFSYDKGIGLGVYDIHSPRVPEVQEMVDVIEQGLGVLEPSQFWINPDCGLKTRKYEETIAALKNMVLATNKMRERYAVLQK from the coding sequence TTGTCAATTGTCAGTAGTACGGTTGGATACCCCTATATCGGGGGCAATAGAGAATGGAAAAAAGCACTCGAAGCCTTTTGGGCTGGGAAATTGGAGGAAGGTCTATTCCTCGAGGAAATTGAAAAACTTCGTCTAGAACGTCTTCAAAAACAAAAAGACGCAGGAATCGACCTTATTGCTGTCGGTGATTTCACTTTGTACGATAGGATGCTCGATACGGCTGTCATGTTTGGTATGATTCCTGAACGCTTTAACTGGTCTGGCGGTGATGTATCGCTTGCAACGTATTTCTCCATTGCACGTGGTAATGATGGGGCTGTTGCCTCAGAAATGACTAAATGGTTTAATGCGAACTACCATTATATCGTTCCTGAATATAGCAAGAAAAAACTAGTATTAACAGAGAACAAACCCCTTACTGCCTATCTGGAGGCGAAAGAAAAATTAGACATTGACGGTAAACCTGTCTTAATCGGACCGTATACGTTTTTAAAGCTATCAAAAGGCTATGCGAAAAAAGATATTCCAGCGTTCATTTTGCAATTAGTTCCTCTATATAGCCGAATTTTGAACGAATTAGCAGAGGCAGGAGCGCAATGGATTCAGCTTGAAGAACCTATTCTTTCCACATCTCTAACGAAAGAAGATATTCAAACAGTTACTGAAATTTACAAACAACTAAGCGTCGAAGCTCCAAATGCCAACATTCTATTACAAACATATTTTGAGGCCATTGAGCATTATGAAGAGGTTGTTGCCCTTCCTGTTGCAGGGATTGGCCTTGACTTTGCACAAGGTGCTGAGAAAAACCTTGAACATTTGCAAGCACACGGATTCCCGGCGGATAAAGTACTTGCGGCTGGTTTAATCGATGGACGCAATATCTGGCGTGCTGATTTGCGGGAAAAAGTAGCATTACTCGATACATTAACACAACTTGTGCCAGTGGATCGCATTTGGGTACAGTCTTCAAGCAGTCTACTTCACGTTCCCGTCACGGTACAATCTGAGGTAAAGCTAGACGCAACGATTAAAGCTGCGCTCGCTTTTGCAGATGAAAAACTTGTGGAGGTCACAACACTAGCAAAAGGCGTACGTGAAGGTAAGCAAGCTATTACTGATGCAGTGGTAGAAAGTATAACTGCCCGTCAAAATCTTGCGGACTTGCCTGCAAGAAATCACCCTGATTTGTTGGCATCCGTACAAAACATCGGAGAACAAGATAGTAAACGAAATTCTCCATTTAAGGAACGTCGCGACAAACAACGAGAAACATTCAATTTGCCTCTGCTACCGACAACCACAATTGGTAGCTTCCCGCAAACACCAGAAGTTCGTCGCGCACGGACAAAATGGCGTAAAGGTGAATCAACAGATGCACAATATCGCGATTTCGTACGTGATGAAATCAAACAGTGGATTGATATTCAAGAGGATATTGGACTGGATGTCTTCGTTCACGGTGAATTCGAACGGACAGATATGGTTGAGTATTTCGGAGAGAAATTGGGCGGCTTTGTCTTCACTGAAAAGGCTTGGGTCGTTTCCTATGGCTCTCGCTGTGTTAAACCACCAGTTATTTACGGTGATGTGACATTCATCGATCCGATGACAGTGGAGGAATCAGTCTATGCTCAATCCTTGACGGACAAACCGATGAAGGGAATGCTGACAGGGCCTGTCACTATTTTGAATTGGTCATTTGTACGCGACGATATTTCACGGAAAGACGTCACGTATCAGATTGCGCTTGCATTGCGTAAAGAGGTTGAAGCACTGGAGGCTGCCGGTATCCACATCATTCAAGTCGACGAACCTGCTCTGCGTGAAGGCTTGCCACTTAAAAAATCGGAGTGGAGTGACTATCTAGAATGGGCTATCAACGCATTCAGACTAGCAACAGCGTCCGTACAAGATACAACGCAAATTCATACGCATATGTGCTACTGTGAATTCAATGACTTCATCGACTCCATCAGCGGACTTGATGCAGACGTTATTTCTATTGAAACATCACGAAGCCACGGTGATCTCGTTTCCGCCTTCAACGACTTCTCATACGATAAAGGCATCGGTCTTGGCGTCTATGATATCCATAGTCCACGAGTTCCTGAAGTCCAAGAAATGGTCGACGTCATCGAACAAGGACTCGGCGTACTGGAACCAAGTCAATTCTGGATTAACCCAGACTGTGGCCTGAAAACAAGGAAGTATGAAGAAACAATTGCCGCGTTGAAAAACATGGTCCTTGCGACGAATAAAATGCGCGAACGCTATGCTGTTTTACAGAAGTAA
- a CDS encoding 5'-3'-deoxyribonucleotidase, translated as MKRIAIDMDEVISHFSVGCLELFNKEFNEKYTIKDLQGKLLVELDARFADRVDYYLANESFFLDLQVIKDSQEVIQKLSARYDIYIVTAAMEFPTSLAPKYQWLKRHFSFLNDKNFVFCGDKSIIHADYLIDDTPSNLDRFTGQGILFTAPHNRNVTGYTRLNNWQEVADYFLKI; from the coding sequence GTGAAGCGAATTGCAATTGATATGGATGAAGTCATTAGCCATTTCAGTGTGGGCTGTTTGGAGCTGTTCAATAAAGAATTCAATGAAAAATATACAATAAAAGATTTACAAGGGAAATTGTTAGTAGAATTAGACGCTAGATTTGCAGACAGGGTAGATTATTATTTGGCCAATGAATCATTTTTTCTGGATTTACAGGTGATTAAAGACAGTCAAGAAGTGATCCAAAAGTTAAGTGCTCGCTATGATATTTATATTGTAACGGCGGCAATGGAATTCCCAACATCTCTGGCTCCGAAGTATCAATGGCTGAAACGGCATTTTAGCTTTTTGAATGACAAGAACTTTGTTTTCTGTGGAGATAAAAGCATTATTCATGCAGATTATTTAATCGATGACACGCCGAGTAACTTAGATAGGTTTACAGGACAAGGCATACTTTTCACAGCTCCACATAATCGCAACGTAACCGGCTATACTCGCCTAAACAATTGGCAAGAGGTTGCAGATTATTTCCTGAAGATATAA
- a CDS encoding DEAD/DEAH box helicase, translating to MYGECEVDTMSFQNYRLSNEIIRALDGLGYSSPTEVQEKVLPAALDRTDLVVKSQTGSGKTAAFGIPICEMVNWDENKPQALILTPTRELADQVKEDITNIGRFKRVKAAAVYGKSPIAYQKEELKQKCHVVVGTPGRVLDHIERGTLVLEKIGYLVLDEADEMLNMGFIDQVEAIINHLPKNRTTMLFSATLPEKIAALSSKYMDNPKKIEIASTVTLTDQIDHSVIIVREQQKFDLLRDVTVVENPDSCIIFCRTKDQVDGVTEQLEKFFYTCDKLHGGMMQEDRFAVMDAFKRGEFRYLIATDVAARGIDIDSITHVINYDIPLENESYVHRVGRTGRAGKRGKAISFVTPHEDKFLADIEAYIGFEISQRNAPSKQAVEAAKDAFIEKMEQLPKLKRDKSELVSKDIMKLYFNGGKKKKLRAFDFVGTITNIPGVTGEDIGIIKIQDTETYVDILNGKGKLVLDAMRTTTVKGKLLKVHKANK from the coding sequence ATGTACGGAGAATGTGAGGTAGATACAATGTCATTTCAAAATTATCGATTAAGTAATGAAATTATACGAGCGCTAGATGGGCTTGGCTATTCGTCCCCAACAGAGGTACAGGAGAAAGTGCTTCCTGCGGCGTTAGACCGTACGGATTTGGTCGTCAAATCGCAGACGGGGAGTGGGAAGACCGCGGCGTTTGGTATTCCGATTTGTGAAATGGTCAATTGGGATGAAAATAAGCCACAGGCGCTTATTTTAACACCGACACGTGAGTTGGCTGATCAAGTTAAGGAGGATATTACGAATATTGGACGTTTTAAGCGAGTGAAAGCAGCTGCTGTCTATGGCAAGTCTCCTATTGCTTATCAGAAGGAAGAGTTGAAGCAGAAGTGTCACGTCGTTGTGGGGACACCTGGGCGTGTATTGGATCATATTGAGCGAGGGACATTGGTGCTTGAGAAAATTGGTTATCTTGTATTAGATGAAGCGGATGAAATGTTGAATATGGGCTTTATTGACCAAGTTGAAGCGATTATTAATCATTTGCCGAAAAATAGAACGACGATGCTATTTTCTGCGACACTTCCCGAGAAGATAGCGGCGTTAAGTAGTAAATATATGGACAATCCGAAAAAAATTGAGATTGCGTCGACGGTTACATTAACAGACCAAATTGACCATTCGGTAATTATTGTTAGAGAGCAGCAGAAGTTTGATTTGTTGCGTGATGTGACGGTTGTTGAAAATCCAGATAGCTGTATCATCTTTTGCCGAACGAAGGATCAAGTAGATGGGGTTACTGAACAACTTGAGAAGTTCTTTTACACATGCGATAAACTGCATGGTGGCATGATGCAGGAAGATCGTTTTGCGGTGATGGATGCATTTAAGCGTGGAGAATTCCGGTATTTGATTGCGACAGATGTTGCCGCACGCGGGATTGATATTGATAGTATTACACATGTCATTAACTATGATATTCCATTGGAGAATGAAAGTTATGTCCACCGCGTTGGGAGAACAGGACGAGCTGGTAAAAGAGGGAAGGCAATTTCCTTTGTTACACCTCATGAAGATAAATTCTTAGCGGACATTGAAGCTTATATCGGCTTTGAGATTTCGCAACGAAATGCGCCATCTAAGCAAGCTGTTGAGGCTGCCAAGGATGCATTCATTGAAAAAATGGAGCAATTGCCTAAGCTGAAAAGAGATAAAAGTGAACTTGTGAGTAAAGATATTATGAAGTTGTACTTTAATGGCGGTAAAAAGAAAAAACTGCGGGCATTTGACTTTGTCGGTACGATTACTAATATCCCGGGTGTAACGGGCGAAGATATTGGTATTATTAAAATCCAGGATACGGAGACGTATGTTGATATTTTAAATGGCAAGGGCAAGCTCGTGTTAGATGCAATGCGAACGACGACGGTGAAGGGCAAGTTATTGAAGGTGCATAAGGCGAATAAGTGA
- a CDS encoding NRDE family protein codes for MCLINLNYGEHPTYKLIVAANRDESYDRPTAQADFWEENPDVLAGRDLVHNGTWLGITKSGRFAALTNYRDPAEFGIEKQSRGDIVKDFLMENISPVEFLETLQNHSNEYAGFNLIVGDLDGLFYFSNKQEGIKEIPKGTHSLSNEFLNTPWPKVKKGKGRLRNYVQQHEVVETDALFAILRDTEIASDELLPDTGVGLDLERQLSPLFIKTTNYGTRCSTVVLVGHDGSITFVERTFSKGLLVDEVKFVI; via the coding sequence ATGTGTCTGATTAATCTTAATTACGGTGAACACCCAACCTACAAATTGATTGTTGCGGCGAATCGGGATGAGTCCTATGATCGCCCAACTGCTCAAGCTGACTTTTGGGAAGAGAATCCCGACGTATTGGCAGGACGAGATTTAGTACATAATGGAACATGGCTTGGTATTACGAAGTCCGGTCGCTTTGCAGCATTGACAAATTACCGTGATCCTGCAGAATTTGGTATAGAAAAACAATCGCGTGGTGATATTGTGAAGGATTTTTTGATGGAAAACATTTCACCTGTTGAGTTTTTGGAAACATTACAGAATCATAGCAATGAGTATGCGGGTTTTAATTTAATTGTCGGCGATTTAGATGGATTGTTCTATTTTTCTAATAAACAAGAGGGAATCAAAGAGATTCCAAAGGGAACACATAGCTTGAGTAATGAATTTCTTAATACGCCTTGGCCGAAAGTGAAAAAGGGTAAGGGGAGACTTCGTAATTATGTGCAGCAACATGAAGTGGTTGAAACAGATGCGCTATTTGCTATTTTACGCGATACGGAAATTGCTTCAGACGAGCTGTTACCAGATACAGGTGTGGGATTGGACCTTGAACGACAGCTTTCTCCACTTTTTATCAAAACCACGAATTATGGAACACGTTGCTCGACTGTAGTTCTAGTCGGTCATGATGGTAGTATCACCTTTGTGGAACGGACATTTTCAAAAGGTTTGCTGGTGGACGAAGTGAAATTCGTTATTTGA
- a CDS encoding ABC transporter substrate-binding protein, which produces MKKITIFLSICMLLILSACSGETSKDSIKVIQFADAGWDSIRVHNSIAQLIVEEGYGYDTEVTSGTTAATVQSLEKGDINVYMELWTDNIKEVYEAAIEKGNIVNVSTNFADNSQGLYVPTYVIEGDAERGIEPIAPDLKTVEDLAKYPEIFQDPEDKSKGRIIGAPSSWTVSEHLETKLQTYGLDEQYNYLAPGSDSAIVASLVGAYKEGEPWIGYYWSPTWVTASYDLTLLADNPYDETVWEETKGTEFPPNDVVIAVHKDFPTQAKDVVDFLSNYETSNELTEQALDYMNEADAEPAEAAKWWMQEHEEIWITWVPSDVAEKVKKALQ; this is translated from the coding sequence ATGAAAAAAATTACGATCTTTCTCTCAATTTGTATGCTTTTAATTCTTTCCGCGTGTAGTGGGGAGACAAGTAAAGACAGTATTAAAGTAATCCAATTTGCTGATGCCGGTTGGGATAGCATTCGTGTCCACAATAGTATTGCCCAACTCATTGTTGAGGAAGGCTATGGTTATGACACAGAAGTAACAAGTGGTACGACGGCTGCAACAGTTCAGTCATTGGAGAAAGGGGATATTAATGTCTATATGGAATTATGGACAGATAATATCAAAGAAGTTTATGAGGCAGCAATTGAAAAAGGAAATATTGTTAATGTCTCTACTAACTTCGCCGACAATTCACAGGGGTTATACGTACCGACATATGTCATTGAAGGGGATGCAGAAAGAGGGATTGAGCCAATCGCACCGGATTTAAAAACGGTTGAAGATTTAGCGAAGTATCCCGAAATTTTCCAAGATCCAGAAGATAAAAGTAAAGGACGTATTATTGGTGCTCCCTCTAGTTGGACGGTTAGTGAACATCTAGAAACGAAGTTGCAAACGTACGGCTTGGATGAGCAGTATAATTATTTGGCACCAGGATCAGATTCTGCAATTGTGGCATCACTAGTAGGTGCTTACAAAGAAGGTGAACCATGGATAGGGTATTATTGGTCTCCGACGTGGGTGACTGCAAGTTACGACTTAACATTACTTGCTGATAATCCATATGATGAAACTGTTTGGGAAGAAACTAAGGGAACTGAATTCCCACCTAATGATGTTGTGATTGCAGTCCATAAGGATTTCCCAACTCAGGCGAAGGATGTTGTTGACTTCTTAAGTAATTATGAAACAAGCAATGAATTGACTGAGCAGGCACTTGACTACATGAATGAAGCTGACGCTGAACCTGCAGAGGCGGCTAAATGGTGGATGCAAGAACATGAAGAGATTTGGATAACGTGGGTACCAAGTGACGTAGCTGAAAAAGTGAAAAAAGCTTTACAGTAA
- a CDS encoding multicopper oxidase domain-containing protein: MMRKGMAVSAAMLSVSMILGACGSNAAVKDVEKVKVEAKSEVESSTADVRVYAPHEGLNQPPVPVKFERVGEHEVNIEMTSQITDIEIAKGKMYKAWTFNGEAPGPLLVVNEGDLVNFKLVNIDPAVPHSMDFHAVHVAPNVGFADVMPNQDGTFTYPANRPGVFMYHCATDPVLEHIANGMHGTIIVKPKNGFPTDHEVDREFVIVQNEWYKENDMDAMTNGVPSEVVFSTKALNEGDRNTNGDTFTLKDQPLVAKVGEKVRIYVMNVGPNEVSSFHVIGTILDDVYIDGNPDPANHMKGLQTVMLPASGGAVVEFIVTEEGEYPFVTHQFNHATKGAVGVIKVTP, translated from the coding sequence ATGATGAGAAAAGGCATGGCAGTAAGTGCAGCAATGTTATCCGTATCTATGATATTGGGGGCTTGTGGATCGAATGCAGCTGTCAAAGATGTGGAGAAAGTTAAAGTGGAAGCGAAATCGGAAGTTGAAAGTTCTACAGCAGATGTAAGAGTGTATGCACCTCATGAAGGGCTGAATCAACCACCTGTTCCAGTCAAATTTGAGCGTGTTGGTGAACATGAAGTTAATATAGAAATGACTTCGCAAATCACAGATATCGAAATTGCAAAAGGCAAAATGTATAAGGCGTGGACATTCAATGGAGAAGCACCTGGACCACTCCTCGTCGTTAATGAAGGAGATCTCGTCAACTTCAAATTGGTCAATATTGACCCTGCCGTTCCGCATAGTATGGACTTCCATGCAGTGCATGTTGCACCAAATGTCGGATTTGCAGATGTAATGCCAAACCAAGATGGGACATTCACTTACCCAGCGAATAGACCTGGCGTATTCATGTATCACTGTGCAACTGATCCCGTTTTAGAGCATATCGCGAACGGGATGCATGGAACCATTATCGTCAAACCGAAAAATGGCTTTCCAACTGACCATGAAGTCGACCGAGAATTCGTAATTGTCCAAAATGAATGGTACAAAGAAAATGATATGGATGCTATGACAAATGGCGTACCAAGTGAAGTTGTGTTCTCAACAAAAGCGTTAAATGAAGGGGACCGCAATACAAATGGTGATACATTCACTTTAAAGGATCAACCGCTTGTTGCAAAAGTGGGCGAAAAAGTTCGTATTTACGTTATGAACGTGGGGCCAAATGAAGTAAGCTCCTTCCACGTTATTGGAACCATTTTAGATGACGTCTATATTGATGGTAATCCGGATCCTGCCAACCACATGAAAGGCTTACAAACAGTTATGCTTCCTGCAAGCGGAGGAGCTGTTGTTGAATTCATCGTTACAGAAGAAGGGGAATATCCATTCGTTACACACCAGTTTAATCATGCTACAAAAGGCGCTGTTGGAGTTATAAAAGTAACACCTTAA
- a CDS encoding ferritin: MISQRLADALNKQLNNEFDAAQSYMAMAAYCEHNNYSGFANYYLQQAEEERFHGMKIYNYLNDRGIQAKFSATSEPKINFSSILDTFESGLLQEKAVTKNFYELTDLAWEEKEHATISFLRWFLDEQVEEEASFDTHIEYLKRIGEDKNALFIYEKELGQRQFSPETGE, encoded by the coding sequence ATGATTAGTCAACGATTAGCAGACGCACTTAACAAACAATTAAACAATGAATTTGATGCCGCTCAATCTTATATGGCAATGGCTGCGTATTGCGAACACAATAATTACAGCGGTTTTGCCAACTACTATCTCCAACAAGCCGAAGAAGAACGTTTCCACGGTATGAAAATCTACAACTATTTGAACGACAGAGGTATTCAAGCAAAGTTTTCTGCTACGTCTGAACCAAAAATCAATTTTAGTTCTATTTTAGATACTTTTGAGTCTGGCTTGTTACAGGAGAAAGCAGTCACAAAAAACTTCTATGAACTTACTGATCTCGCTTGGGAAGAAAAAGAACATGCAACGATTTCATTTTTAAGATGGTTCTTGGACGAGCAAGTTGAAGAAGAAGCATCTTTTGATACACATATCGAGTATTTAAAACGTATCGGTGAAGATAAAAATGCATTATTCATTTACGAAAAAGAACTTGGCCAACGTCAATTCTCTCCTGAAACTGGAGAATAA
- a CDS encoding DUF1697 domain-containing protein, protein MTSVALLRGINLGKKNKVDMQSLRALFEQMAYENVRTYIQTGNVLFDGTSYNIHHIETHLRDTYGFEIPVVVRTKQELLEIQQHPIFSKEQVYVMFLEKDISDEQLALLDELVEDEFVIVNKKDIIISLTKNYHQTKYTNTFFEKKLAMHSTARNQNTVNKILDKME, encoded by the coding sequence ATGACATCAGTTGCTTTACTTAGGGGCATTAACCTAGGGAAGAAAAACAAAGTGGATATGCAATCTTTAAGGGCTTTATTTGAGCAAATGGCCTATGAAAATGTCCGTACTTATATTCAAACGGGGAATGTCCTTTTTGATGGGACATCCTACAACATCCACCACATCGAAACACACTTACGGGATACATATGGATTTGAAATTCCTGTTGTTGTGCGAACAAAGCAAGAGCTATTAGAGATTCAGCAGCACCCCATTTTTTCAAAGGAACAAGTTTATGTTATGTTTCTTGAAAAGGATATTTCTGATGAGCAACTAGCCTTGCTGGATGAACTAGTAGAAGATGAATTCGTTATCGTCAATAAGAAGGACATCATTATTTCACTTACGAAAAACTACCATCAAACGAAATACACCAATACCTTTTTCGAAAAGAAGTTAGCTATGCATTCTACTGCACGCAATCAAAATACGGTGAATAAAATTCTAGATAAGATGGAGTAG
- a CDS encoding proline/glycine betaine ABC transporter permease has translation MIEFPNIRIPIGNGVEKFIDFLAQNFSAFFDFVFVIASTTIKGLESALLSIPWWVFIIIIFVLGWYFTSIYGGLLFSFFIFLIGTFDLWPETMTTISIVLISVLLSLAIGIPLGILTAFSKVMSAFMRPILDAMQTMPSFVYLIPVIFFFPLGNVPAVIATIIYALPPVIRLTELGIRNVDEEVVESAQSFGSSTMQMLVKVQLPQALPTIMAGINQTTMMALAMAVVGSMVGAQGLGERVLYAINRIDISLGFEAGISIVFLAIIIDRITGGIAERLQRNRRNAA, from the coding sequence ATGATTGAATTTCCCAATATACGCATACCGATCGGTAATGGTGTGGAAAAGTTCATAGATTTTTTAGCACAAAACTTTAGTGCATTTTTCGACTTCGTTTTTGTCATTGCTTCAACTACAATTAAGGGGCTTGAATCGGCACTTCTTTCAATTCCGTGGTGGGTATTTATCATCATCATTTTTGTATTGGGATGGTATTTTACTTCTATATACGGGGGACTACTATTCTCCTTTTTTATTTTCCTTATTGGTACATTTGATTTGTGGCCAGAAACAATGACTACCATATCAATTGTGTTAATCTCCGTATTGCTCTCCCTTGCAATTGGTATACCACTGGGCATTTTGACTGCCTTCAGTAAAGTGATGTCTGCTTTTATGCGTCCGATATTAGATGCGATGCAGACCATGCCAAGTTTTGTTTATTTGATCCCTGTTATTTTCTTTTTTCCGTTAGGAAATGTACCAGCAGTGATTGCAACAATTATTTACGCACTTCCCCCTGTCATTCGCTTGACGGAGTTAGGAATTCGTAATGTCGATGAGGAAGTGGTGGAATCCGCTCAATCTTTTGGTTCTTCGACAATGCAAATGCTAGTTAAGGTGCAATTACCGCAAGCGCTTCCAACAATTATGGCAGGCATTAACCAAACGACAATGATGGCTTTAGCAATGGCAGTTGTTGGGTCGATGGTAGGTGCACAAGGACTCGGTGAACGAGTACTCTATGCCATTAATCGAATTGATATTTCACTGGGTTTTGAAGCGGGAATTAGTATTGTTTTCTTAGCTATTATTATTGACCGCATTACCGGTGGAATAGCTGAGCGCCTTCAGAGAAATAGGAGGAATGCAGCATGA